TGCGGGTCGCCGAAGGCAAACACGATGTCCGGCTGCGCCTTGGGCAGCAGGAGGAAGAAGGTTTTCTGGCCGTATTTGTCCTCGGGCGTAAACTCGAGTTTGCCCTGGCGGTTTTTGAAGGTCATCGTCGGATAGACAGGCCATTGGGGCGTGGTCACGGCGTAACATTGGAATAAACCGAGCTGGTGAAGCTCGTACTGGCCCGGGTATTTTGCCAGCAGCCCGCCGAAGATGAGACGGGTGGCCTTGGCCATGCCAGTCGGCAAAACCGGGCTGTCGGTGACAATCAGGATTTTAGTTAGGCCTGGCATGCATTCTGGTGGTCGGCCGCTTGCTTCAATTCAACTAGCCGACACTGACGTTCATTTTCCGGCGGCCGCTATTCGAGAAATATCCGCCAATAACGCCATAGCCTCCTGTATCTCCCCTGGGCTGACGCCATGCCGGCCCCAGCTACCTGCCACCACGCCCAGTCGTGATGCAGCGGGTAAATCGGAGCCAAGCCATCCGGCCAAGCCGCCTTCCACAAATACAGGATGGGCACGACGACGGAGTTGCTTAGGCGGACGGCCAAAGGGACGTCTGCGAGCGTCTGGATGGCTCCCAAGTCGGCTTGCGCCAGCACCGTCACCCAGCACATTATCGCCGAGAGCAGGAAGAATGGCGCCTTTTCGAGCAGGAGCCGCCAAACCGAGGGCGCGATCTCATCCAGTTTGGCCACTTGATCCCGGGCATCGAGCGGCGCGGGCCGCCACCCGGCCGATTCTCCCAGGCGTAAGCGTCGGAGTGGCCAAAAATCCAGCAGTAAGAGGGTGACTGGCAGGCTCACGGCGATGGGCTTGCACAAAAGGGCGCCAGCAAACAGCAGCAGGGAGAGCAAGTAGTTGCAAACGCCTCCTTGACGGGCATACCGCACATAACAAAGCGTCGTGAGCAGCCAGAACGAAGTGCAAACCAGGCTCTTCCGCTCGGAAATCCAAGCGACGGTTTGAACATGTAGCGGATGCACGGCAAATAGAACAGCCACCATCGCGCTGCGCCACTGCTTGCCTGTGAGATTGTCCAGCAGCGTAAAAAGCAGGAGTGTGTTGGCCACATGGAACCAAAGATTTGTCAGATGCTGAGGCCCAGCCTTCAGACCAAACAGTTGGCAATCCAACTGGTGGCTCAGCCAAACCAAAGGCTGATAAGAGGTCGCACCGCCGCTCAGCGTCGTAAAGGCCCACCTGAGATTAGCCAGCGTAAGGCCGGTATAAACGTGGGGATTGCGGCCAACAAAAAGAGGATCATCGTAGTTAATGAAGCTGTGGAGCGACACCTGCCAATAAACGGCGGCCGCGAGCCCCGCCAAGGCCCAGCGGAGCCTTGCTCTTAACTTTTCTTCATGCTCTTCCATAACACGCATCGCTTCCGAGAGGCGGCAGCCGAGTGATGTTCGCGACGGTTTTGCAACCACTACCCCAACGGTGAAGTTATCGCTCGGAACCGAGGAGACGCTGCTTTACATTGTCGGGCAAAGCTGAGTTCTGCACCCAGGCGCGCGCAGCCGCCTGGTCCGCGTTCATCCAAGCGCCGGCTGCCGTCTGCATTTCCAAAAGCCTCTCCCTCTCGTCGCCTATTGACTCCGCCCAGGCTGCTGCCGCAGCCGGGTCCGTGCGGTCCACGACCTCGACAAAGCTCCCCACAGCCGCGTCGCGGGTCGAGCCCGGGCTTTGCCCTTGCAGCCAATTGGCCGCGCCAGCCGGATCATTTATCGCCCAAGAAATCACCAGAGTACGCGCCGACTCGTCTCGCGCCTTGCCTTCGGGAAACTGATCCACCCATTTCGCCGCCGAGACCGGGTCCGAGGCGGCCCACGAGGTAAGGACGCTGTCCACGACGGCGTTTTGGGTGTCGCCGGCAGAAATGCTTGCTGCGAAAGCAGCGGCATCCGCTGGGGACTTCCGCCCCCACACAGCCCCCAGCGCAGACAAGGCATCCTTTTGCGCTTGCCCGGACAAATTATCGACTGCCCATCTGCCGGCTGCCGCTGGATCCGTTGAAGCCCATTCGCTCGTTACCTCACCCGCAAGATTGTTGAGCAAGCTCCCGGAAGGCTGGCTCAGGAGGGAATCCGCCGCAGCTTTGGGATCGCCAGCAGCCCATGATGTCAGGGCTTGGCGCGTAGCCTGGCTGCGGCCGGTTCCTGCCGGCAATCCTTGCGCCCAAGCCAACGCGCTCTGCGGGTCGCTAGTGGCCCACGCGCTTGCAATAACGCCAAAGAGCCGGTCCCGCTCACGGCCTGGGTCAAGCGATGTCGCAAGTTCGGCAGCGGCCGGGGGATTGATTTGGCTTAGCCGTCCAGTCAATTGCGCCAGCGCCAGAGCTCTGTCAACCCTGTTAGTGAGTTGTTGGGCCAATATAATTATCCGCCCGATTTCCTGCGGCCTAAGCGAGCCTATTAACGCCTGCAACTGTTGCTGGTTCTTATCTCCTGAGTGGGCCGCGGCGAGTGCGCGGAAGAAAGCCGCATCCTGATCTTCTTGGCGGGCGGACAGGGCGACCAATCGCCCGCGCGATGCGGTTGGCGCTCCCTGCCCTGCCGCATGGGCAAGGGAATTTGTCGAGACGACAGTGGAACCTACGCTTTCGTGCGCTTCACGTAATGGCACACGTCCGAGAAAAAACCCAAGGGCAAGTCCAAAGGCAACCAGTGAAAACTTGGACGTTATTACTTTCATACTCGAACGATATTCGGCTTTCCACCGTCCTCAGGGCGGGCGAAAAACCGCCAAAGCGATTCATTATAGTCTCGCTGCCTCGACACCGCTCGCCGCGTCTATTTCCAAAGACCCGCAACCCCCGCCACCCCTCTCGAATCGTTACTGGCCAAGGGCAGAGGTATTCCCGAAAAAACGGCGTGGCGACGCAGCGATACGCGACCACCGCTCTGAGCCCCAAAGCCGCCAGAATGAATTCCAGCTTCCAAGAAACCACCAAAGAACCAACAGTTGAAGCATCACG
This window of the Verrucomicrobiia bacterium genome carries:
- a CDS encoding glycosyltransferase family 39 protein; protein product: MEEHEEKLRARLRWALAGLAAAVYWQVSLHSFINYDDPLFVGRNPHVYTGLTLANLRWAFTTLSGGATSYQPLVWLSHQLDCQLFGLKAGPQHLTNLWFHVANTLLLFTLLDNLTGKQWRSAMVAVLFAVHPLHVQTVAWISERKSLVCTSFWLLTTLCYVRYARQGGVCNYLLSLLLFAGALLCKPIAVSLPVTLLLLDFWPLRRLRLGESAGWRPAPLDARDQVAKLDEIAPSVWRLLLEKAPFFLLSAIMCWVTVLAQADLGAIQTLADVPLAVRLSNSVVVPILYLWKAAWPDGLAPIYPLHHDWAWWQVAGAGMASAQGRYRRLWRYWRIFLE